In a genomic window of Quercus lobata isolate SW786 chromosome 4, ValleyOak3.0 Primary Assembly, whole genome shotgun sequence:
- the LOC115983649 gene encoding F-box protein At2g17690-like isoform X1, whose amino-acid sequence MSIQERKASIREFYGKIKSRLFIHICSLIKLSILSLLQHNQPIKMSKWADLSHFILYEIICRLSFFDDVFIFGAVCKSWQSVVNSLEKPLLPPKCPWLMLAERERGNKERQIRSFFKLSDARTYNFKLPELVGRKSYGASLGWLLTIGTDLQINLFHPLSKQLIALPPQPTFCCQYDGKVERMYLRKNFVSKCVLSRSPWNSITHEYDRDCIIMTIYGGKKLLAFTRLGYKAWIDIKSPTRCYDDIAFYKGKFYVVDCHGEVFVCRTDDNRKLEFKVIVPRPKGTKGTTQKYIVISSGALLLVSRMRGGPCSSLGRDRNYEENEFNNEDSKDDTEDEDAFEDESEEEEEEEEEEGGGGGGGGKEEEYINDNAYLTIGFTVLKLKRCTQAGSKYRYKWVKVHSLGDQALFVGDNSSVSLSASSFNGCKANCIYFTDDKLNYACTLEGGGYDIGAFRMQERKIEHPYPGESLSFFSTPLWYI is encoded by the exons GAAAAATCAAATCTCGTCTTTTTATACATATCTGTAGCCTGATCAAACTCTCTATTCTGAG CCTATTACAGCATAACCAACCTATTAAGATGTCTAAGTGGGCTGATCTTTCACATTTTATCCTCTATGAAATAATCTGTCGACTATCTTTCTTTGATGATGTCTTCATTTTTGGTGCTGTCTGCAAGTCGTGGCAATCAGTTGTTAATTCATTGGAGAAACCTCTATTGCCTCCTAAATGTCCTTGGCTTATGCTTGCTGAAAGAGAACGAGGCAATAAAGAAAGGCAGATACGAAGCTTTTTCAAGTTATCAGATGCTAGAACTTACAATTTCAAGTTGCCTGAGCTTGTTGGAAGAAAAAGCTATGGAGCATCTTTGGGATGGTTGCTCACTATAGGCACTGATTTACAGATTAATCTCTTTCATCCATTGTCTAAACAGCTAATAGCTCTTCCACCTCAACCTACCTTTTGCTGTCAATACGATGGTAAAGTTGAGCGCATGTATCTTCGTAAAAACTTTGTTTctaagtgtgttttgtcaaggAGTCCGTGGAACTCAATAACTCATGAATATGATCGTGATTGCATAATCATGACAATCTATGGTGGAAAAAAATTACTGGCCTTCACTAGACTGGGATATAAAGCTTGGATTGATATAAAAAGTCCTACTCGATGTTATGATGACATTGCATTCTACAAGGGAAAATTTTATGTGGTAGATTGTCATGGTGAAGTTTTTGTTTGTCGCACTGATGATAACCGAAAGCTAGAATTTAAAGTTATTGTGCCACGTCCAAAGGGAACCAAGGGTACTACCCAGAAGTATATTGTTATATCATCAGGAGCTCTTTTGTTGGTTTCACGAATGCGAGGTGGTCCTTGTTCTTCACTAGGACGCGACCGTAACTATGAAGAAAATGAATTCAATAATGAAGACTCCAAAGATGATACCGAGGATGAGGATGCTTTTGAAGATGaatctgaagaagaagaagaagaagaagaagaagaaggaggaggaggaggaggaggaggaaaagaagaagaatacatCAATGATAATGCCTATCTGACAATTGGGTTCACAGTTCTAAAGTTGAAACGGTGTACTCAAGCAGGAAGCAAATATAGATACAAATGGGTGAAGGTTCACAGCTTGGGAGATCAAGCATTGTTTGTGGGTGATAACTCTTCGGTGTCTTTGTCTGCATCAAGCTTCAATGGGTGCAAAGCTAATTGTATCTATTTTACAGATGATAAACTAAATTATGCGTGTACCTTAGAGGGTGGTGGGTATGACATAGGTGCATTTAGAATGCAAGAGAGGAAAATTGAGCACCCATACCCTGGTGaatccctctctttcttttctaccCCACTTTGGTATATTTAA
- the LOC115983649 gene encoding F-box protein At2g17690-like isoform X2 has product MSKWADLSHFILYEIICRLSFFDDVFIFGAVCKSWQSVVNSLEKPLLPPKCPWLMLAERERGNKERQIRSFFKLSDARTYNFKLPELVGRKSYGASLGWLLTIGTDLQINLFHPLSKQLIALPPQPTFCCQYDGKVERMYLRKNFVSKCVLSRSPWNSITHEYDRDCIIMTIYGGKKLLAFTRLGYKAWIDIKSPTRCYDDIAFYKGKFYVVDCHGEVFVCRTDDNRKLEFKVIVPRPKGTKGTTQKYIVISSGALLLVSRMRGGPCSSLGRDRNYEENEFNNEDSKDDTEDEDAFEDESEEEEEEEEEEGGGGGGGGKEEEYINDNAYLTIGFTVLKLKRCTQAGSKYRYKWVKVHSLGDQALFVGDNSSVSLSASSFNGCKANCIYFTDDKLNYACTLEGGGYDIGAFRMQERKIEHPYPGESLSFFSTPLWYI; this is encoded by the coding sequence ATGTCTAAGTGGGCTGATCTTTCACATTTTATCCTCTATGAAATAATCTGTCGACTATCTTTCTTTGATGATGTCTTCATTTTTGGTGCTGTCTGCAAGTCGTGGCAATCAGTTGTTAATTCATTGGAGAAACCTCTATTGCCTCCTAAATGTCCTTGGCTTATGCTTGCTGAAAGAGAACGAGGCAATAAAGAAAGGCAGATACGAAGCTTTTTCAAGTTATCAGATGCTAGAACTTACAATTTCAAGTTGCCTGAGCTTGTTGGAAGAAAAAGCTATGGAGCATCTTTGGGATGGTTGCTCACTATAGGCACTGATTTACAGATTAATCTCTTTCATCCATTGTCTAAACAGCTAATAGCTCTTCCACCTCAACCTACCTTTTGCTGTCAATACGATGGTAAAGTTGAGCGCATGTATCTTCGTAAAAACTTTGTTTctaagtgtgttttgtcaaggAGTCCGTGGAACTCAATAACTCATGAATATGATCGTGATTGCATAATCATGACAATCTATGGTGGAAAAAAATTACTGGCCTTCACTAGACTGGGATATAAAGCTTGGATTGATATAAAAAGTCCTACTCGATGTTATGATGACATTGCATTCTACAAGGGAAAATTTTATGTGGTAGATTGTCATGGTGAAGTTTTTGTTTGTCGCACTGATGATAACCGAAAGCTAGAATTTAAAGTTATTGTGCCACGTCCAAAGGGAACCAAGGGTACTACCCAGAAGTATATTGTTATATCATCAGGAGCTCTTTTGTTGGTTTCACGAATGCGAGGTGGTCCTTGTTCTTCACTAGGACGCGACCGTAACTATGAAGAAAATGAATTCAATAATGAAGACTCCAAAGATGATACCGAGGATGAGGATGCTTTTGAAGATGaatctgaagaagaagaagaagaagaagaagaagaaggaggaggaggaggaggaggaggaaaagaagaagaatacatCAATGATAATGCCTATCTGACAATTGGGTTCACAGTTCTAAAGTTGAAACGGTGTACTCAAGCAGGAAGCAAATATAGATACAAATGGGTGAAGGTTCACAGCTTGGGAGATCAAGCATTGTTTGTGGGTGATAACTCTTCGGTGTCTTTGTCTGCATCAAGCTTCAATGGGTGCAAAGCTAATTGTATCTATTTTACAGATGATAAACTAAATTATGCGTGTACCTTAGAGGGTGGTGGGTATGACATAGGTGCATTTAGAATGCAAGAGAGGAAAATTGAGCACCCATACCCTGGTGaatccctctctttcttttctaccCCACTTTGGTATATTTAA